The following are from one region of the Leptospiraceae bacterium genome:
- a CDS encoding glucose 1-dehydrogenase, with protein MKTFEGKVAIISGATSGLGRSIAIEFAKKGANVSICGRREKEGLETVELIQKEGVKALFTTADVSKTEDVKIFVARTVQSFGKLDFVINNAAIGGASVSIKDYNEEKWDKVIAINLRGTFLLTKYSLQEMEKNTNGGSIVNIASTSGLVGYPLLTPYCASKFGVIGLTKSAALEFAQKKIRINVICPGGIETEMIEKLFKASPNPAEARSEFEGIHPMNRLARPEEIAKAAVWLCSDEASFITGVALPVDGGYTAR; from the coding sequence ATGAAAACATTTGAAGGAAAAGTTGCCATTATATCAGGAGCTACATCAGGTCTTGGAAGATCAATAGCGATTGAGTTCGCCAAAAAAGGAGCGAATGTTTCTATCTGTGGTCGTCGAGAAAAGGAAGGCTTAGAGACAGTTGAGTTAATTCAAAAGGAAGGAGTAAAAGCTTTGTTTACCACCGCAGATGTGAGTAAGACAGAAGATGTAAAGATCTTCGTTGCAAGAACCGTTCAGAGTTTTGGAAAATTGGATTTCGTAATTAATAATGCTGCCATTGGTGGTGCCAGTGTTTCAATTAAGGATTATAATGAGGAAAAATGGGACAAGGTAATTGCTATTAACCTTAGAGGCACATTTTTACTTACAAAGTATTCATTGCAAGAAATGGAAAAAAACACCAATGGGGGCTCGATTGTAAACATCGCCTCAACATCAGGATTAGTCGGCTATCCATTATTAACCCCGTATTGTGCTTCCAAGTTTGGAGTTATTGGGCTTACAAAAAGTGCTGCGTTAGAATTTGCGCAGAAAAAAATTAGAATCAATGTAATCTGTCCCGGTGGCATCGAAACAGAAATGATTGAAAAACTCTTTAAGGCTAGTCCGAATCCAGCCGAAGCGAGATCTGAGTTTGAAGGAATTCACCCAATGAATCGACTCGCCAGACCAGAAGAAATCGCAAAGGCAGCAGTTTGGCTATGCTCTGACGAGGCTAGTTTCATTACTGGAGTGGCTCTCCCTGTTGACGGTGGATATACAGCAAGGTAA
- a CDS encoding four helix bundle protein: MHVSFATILDIVMEAYLAFFEHYKYNVLNLKEKSVIFANANIAYQGELLYKDAVKIDVAPDNFTEKAFDLNFRMTKNNETIPVAFIKIRVLFFDYSIKKVVPIPSEFKSLFEKENNTSKQGLSVQNESLVWKEAHKLVVKIYNFTKNFPKDEIDNLTSRIRKSATSLPLCIMEGISRKEKEELKRFLAKCRGYIEELRYYLILANDLGYADTGQIINELNVLNDLIIKHFKSLANTKKE; encoded by the coding sequence GTGCATGTTTCTTTTGCTACTATCCTAGACATTGTAATGGAGGCTTACCTGGCCTTCTTTGAACATTATAAATACAATGTATTAAATTTAAAAGAAAAGAGTGTTATTTTTGCAAACGCCAATATAGCTTATCAAGGAGAATTATTGTATAAGGATGCAGTCAAGATTGATGTGGCACCGGATAATTTTACTGAAAAAGCTTTTGATCTAAATTTTAGAATGACTAAGAATAATGAAACAATTCCTGTCGCCTTTATAAAAATTAGAGTTTTATTTTTCGACTATTCCATTAAAAAAGTAGTACCAATTCCAAGTGAATTCAAATCCCTATTTGAAAAAGAAAATAATACCAGCAAACAAGGCTTATCCGTACAAAATGAATCCCTCGTTTGGAAAGAAGCTCATAAACTTGTTGTAAAGATTTATAATTTCACTAAAAATTTTCCGAAAGACGAAATCGATAACCTTACATCGCGTATCCGCAAATCAGCTACATCTCTACCTCTTTGTATTATGGAAGGAATAAGTAGAAAAGAAAAAGAAGAACTAAAAAGATTTCTAGCTAAATGTAGAGGCTACATTGAGGAACTTCGTTATTATTTAATTTTGGCTAACGATCTTGGGTATGCAGATACTGGTCAGATAATCAATGAACTGAATGTTCTAAATGATCTTATTATAAAACATTTTAAATCATTAGCCAATACAAAAAAGGAGTAA
- a CDS encoding beta-ketoacyl-[acyl-carrier-protein] synthase family protein produces MPKNQRVVITGIGTILPNAFDLESFWDNLKNGKSQIDYLTRFPTDDFAIKVGAEVRDFDYKTFLPNLDPKLAKNYNHETLVLMAAMELAQKNAKLEKDTLDPTRVGFIDSSSRSSLAWWEHAWKRYTELKDDSVFDRYAVLTSMASNPTSLTAINSNIQGFVTTISAACVGGHHAISLCFQAIRKGRADVMYAGGHEFPLIKPLMQMYSDPQSRVMSLEKEDPKNAIRPYDRKRDGFALGEGAAVLCMESYEHAKARGAKIYAEVLGTLSYNEADHAMRMDITGKKAASGIKKLIQISKRTLEDVDYFCGHGTATYTNDLAEGRSMKLLYDGVPKEKWAPLGSIKPIYGHTFGAAGILNVAATALMVDNQTLCPTINLKNVDPECEQDHIPEGPREAKIDFAISLAFAIGSQSSFISLGSVD; encoded by the coding sequence ATGCCCAAGAACCAAAGAGTTGTTATAACAGGAATCGGCACCATTTTGCCGAATGCATTCGATCTAGAAAGTTTCTGGGATAATCTAAAGAATGGAAAATCTCAGATTGATTATTTGACTCGTTTCCCTACCGATGATTTTGCGATTAAAGTAGGAGCCGAGGTGAGAGACTTTGACTATAAAACTTTTCTCCCGAATCTTGATCCCAAGCTAGCAAAGAATTACAATCATGAGACGCTTGTTCTCATGGCAGCTATGGAGCTTGCTCAAAAGAATGCAAAACTAGAAAAAGACACCTTAGATCCAACCAGAGTTGGATTCATTGATTCTTCGTCTAGATCTTCTCTTGCATGGTGGGAACATGCTTGGAAGAGATACACTGAATTGAAGGATGATTCAGTCTTTGATCGATACGCTGTGCTAACTTCTATGGCTTCGAACCCGACTAGTCTTACTGCCATCAATAGCAATATTCAGGGATTTGTTACAACTATCTCTGCTGCTTGTGTCGGAGGGCATCATGCCATTAGCCTCTGCTTTCAGGCAATTCGTAAAGGGCGCGCTGATGTTATGTATGCAGGTGGGCATGAATTTCCGCTCATTAAACCACTCATGCAAATGTATTCTGACCCTCAGAGTCGGGTCATGTCTCTCGAAAAGGAAGATCCTAAGAATGCTATTAGACCCTATGATAGAAAACGAGATGGATTTGCGTTAGGCGAAGGAGCAGCCGTCTTATGTATGGAAAGCTATGAGCATGCCAAAGCCCGCGGTGCAAAAATATATGCTGAAGTTTTGGGAACACTGAGTTATAATGAAGCTGACCATGCGATGAGAATGGATATTACCGGAAAGAAAGCTGCCTCTGGAATTAAGAAGCTAATTCAAATTAGTAAAAGAACTTTAGAAGATGTGGATTATTTTTGCGGTCACGGAACGGCAACTTATACAAATGACCTAGCGGAAGGAAGGTCAATGAAATTATTATACGATGGAGTTCCTAAAGAGAAGTGGGCACCACTCGGATCCATTAAACCAATCTATGGACATACATTCGGAGCTGCCGGTATATTAAATGTAGCCGCTACAGCTCTTATGGTAGACAATCAAACTCTTTGTCCTACTATTAATTTGAAAAACGTAGATCCGGAATGCGAACAAGATCATATACCTGAAGGTCCAAGGGAGGCTAAGATTGATTTTGCGATATCACTTGCCTTTGCAATTGGGAGTCAATCTTCCTTTATTTCATTGGGCTCTGTTGATTAA
- a CDS encoding ketoacyl-ACP synthase III, whose translation MKLKTNGIQITGYGDYYPEKILTDEEIRGRLKYPEMHAAEKAVIGDIGVTKRHRANEKETSVFMASKACEMAMKNAGVSPEAIDLYLFCNWTERYYLPDLAPQASLLNGTKNALAFDLGTACTGFVHGVQTASCYLQTGKWKKALVVGAERFSERTKKGGYGEFTAGDAAAAVVMEYTGNTDTGIIDTCLFDVGSLIEVITCNAPAGLIKSYPDLVTNAADYTLKAIDLLMERNGLTESDIKWVVPHPGTDIVVKDVLKRTKIPKEKYLMNFPKMGNVSAASIPTVLAEYYNNGTIKKGDVILTPAVGGGFYWGGILYIA comes from the coding sequence ATGAAACTTAAAACAAATGGAATACAAATTACAGGTTACGGAGATTATTACCCTGAGAAAATTTTAACGGACGAAGAAATCCGTGGAAGATTAAAATATCCTGAAATGCATGCAGCAGAAAAAGCAGTTATAGGTGATATTGGAGTCACAAAAAGACATAGAGCAAACGAAAAAGAAACTTCCGTCTTTATGGCTTCCAAGGCTTGTGAGATGGCAATGAAAAATGCCGGTGTGTCACCAGAGGCAATAGACTTATATTTATTTTGTAATTGGACAGAGAGATATTATTTGCCAGACTTAGCTCCGCAAGCATCCCTTCTTAATGGAACTAAGAATGCTTTGGCTTTCGATTTAGGAACAGCATGCACTGGCTTCGTCCACGGAGTCCAAACAGCAAGTTGTTATTTACAGACTGGTAAGTGGAAGAAGGCTTTAGTCGTGGGTGCTGAGAGATTTTCAGAAAGAACAAAAAAAGGTGGTTACGGAGAATTTACCGCTGGAGATGCTGCTGCGGCAGTAGTAATGGAATATACAGGAAATACAGATACGGGTATCATTGATACTTGCTTATTTGATGTTGGAAGTTTAATCGAAGTAATCACATGCAACGCACCTGCTGGGTTAATTAAGAGTTACCCGGATTTAGTTACAAATGCGGCTGATTACACTTTGAAAGCAATTGATCTATTGATGGAAAGAAATGGATTGACCGAGTCGGATATCAAATGGGTTGTTCCGCATCCAGGAACAGATATCGTTGTAAAAGATGTATTGAAGCGCACTAAGATTCCAAAAGAAAAGTATCTAATGAATTTTCCAAAGATGGGAAACGTTTCAGCTGCTTCTATTCCAACTGTTTTGGCTGAGTATTACAACAATGGAACAATCAAGAAAGGTGATGTAATTTTAACTCCGGCAGTCGGTGGTGGTTTTTATTGGGGAGGAATTCTTTACATCGCATAG
- a CDS encoding DUF1987 domain-containing protein, with protein sequence MDKILIQKTKTSPEIIMDFERGILDIIGESYPENAVGFYKPVFDWLNSATSANIPITVNFRLDYFNTSSSKCVIDILDILDKYHGNAGKVSVKWYYKEDDDDMLETGEEFSSDIKVPFELLSYS encoded by the coding sequence ATGGATAAAATTCTTATACAAAAAACCAAAACCTCACCGGAAATCATTATGGATTTTGAGAGAGGTATTCTAGATATAATTGGTGAGTCTTATCCTGAAAATGCAGTCGGATTTTATAAACCTGTATTTGACTGGCTAAACTCAGCTACTAGTGCCAACATTCCGATAACTGTAAATTTTCGCTTAGATTATTTTAATACAAGCTCTTCCAAGTGCGTGATAGATATTCTTGATATTTTAGATAAATACCATGGAAACGCTGGAAAGGTTTCTGTTAAATGGTATTATAAAGAAGATGATGACGATATGCTAGAAACAGGTGAAGAGTTTTCTAGTGATATTAAAGTTCCTTTTGAGCTTCTTTCCTACTCCTAG